A genomic region of Ovis aries strain OAR_USU_Benz2616 breed Rambouillet chromosome 20, ARS-UI_Ramb_v3.0, whole genome shotgun sequence contains the following coding sequences:
- the ADGRF5 gene encoding adhesion G protein-coupled receptor F5 isoform X5, producing MESPRRTTLCFVIIAIYSSQATLSLNLESIVYHSLLHEHELMEEDPVRPKRAVAVSSHAAQEFTVDVEISFENASFLEPIKAYLNNLSFPIQGNDTDLATDILSIEVSTVCRPNGNEIWCSCETGYEWPQESCLHNLTCQGHDGSSAGHHCHCLKGLPPKGPFCQLQGADVILRMSVRLNVGFQEDLRNSSSALYKSYTTDLETAFWKGYSILPGFKLVTVTGFRPGSVVVTYEITTTTTTSPALMHKANEKVTQNLNQTYKVDSSSFQVTYSNETKFSITPEIIFEGDTVTLTCENEVFSTNVSWMHVETGLDIQNSTEVSIYTSMLNNMTSVSRLIIHNITRVYMGEYICKLTLDIFEYASRRKLEVIPIQILASEAVEVMCDNNPVSLNCCSEVNVNWSQIEWKQEGSISIPGNAEIDTDSGCSRYTLMANETQCPSGSSGTTVVYTCEFISAHGARGRKDIEVTFISVAKLNITPDLISVSEGQSFFIKCISDMSNYDEMYWNTSAGAKIYKRFYTTRRYSDRAESVLTVKTSTREWNGTYHCVFRYKTLYRVMAKDVIVYPLPLESNIMVDPVEAAIPCRSSRHIRCCVEEDSDYKVIFQVGSSSFPAVKEVDEKQVCYKHHFTADSVSCPENVDVFCHFTNAANNSVQSPSMKLNLVPGESITCQDPILGVGEPGKVIQKLCQFLNITRSRESPVGGIITYRCVGSQWQIEKNDCISAPINALLQLAKALVKSPTQDEKLPSYLGNLSISTKQAKLEVDSFSGTLGAIINILDLFSTVPTQVNSEMMTHVLSTVDIILGKSALNTWKMSQQQKTNYSSQLLDSVERFSRVLRAEDSTISQPNVQMKSMVIKPGHPQSYRQSFVFLDSDLWGNVTISGCQLEHLQPDSFVVTVAFPTLKTILDRDVLGENFANSLVMTTTVSRRITTPFRILMTFKNSHPSGGIPQCVFWNFNLANHTGGWDNSGCYVKEVTEDSVSCSCEHLTSFSILMSPDSPDPDSLLKILLDIISYIGLCFSILSLAACLVVEAVVWKSVTKNRTSSMRHTCIVNITASLLVADVWFIVAAAIHDHRFPLNETACVAATFFIHFFYLSVFFWMLTLGLMLFYRLVFILHDTSKSIQKTIAFSLGYGCPLVISVITVGATQPREVYMRKNACWLNWEDTKALLAFVIPALIIVVVNMTITVVVITKILRPSIGDKPSKQEKSSLFQVTKSIGVLTPLLGLTWGFGLATVFQGSNAVFHIVFTLLNAFQGLFILLFGCLWDQKVQEALLNKYSRSKWSSQHSKSTSIGSSTPVFSMSSPISRRFNNLFGKTGTYNVSTPETTSSSLENTSSAYSLLN from the exons TTGCCGTAAGCAGCCATGCAGCTCAAGAGTTCACCGTCGATGTTGAGATCAGTTTTGAAAATGCCTCCTTCCTGGAGCCTATTAAAGCTTACTTGAACAACCTCAGTTTTCCAATTCAAGGGAATGACACTGACCTAGCTACCGATATTTTGAGCATCGAGGTGTCAACAG TCTGTAGACCTAACGGAAATGAAATCTGGTGCTCCTGTGAGACAGGCTATGAGTGGCCTCAGGAAAGTTGCCTCCACAATCTCACTTGCCAGGGACATGATGGTTCCTCTGCAGGGCATCACTGCCATTGCCTTAAGGGACTGCCTCCCAAGGGACCTTTCTGCCAGCTCCAGGGAG CAGATGTTATCCTGAGAATGTCGGTCAGACTCAATgtgggctttcaagaagatcttAGGAACTCTTCCTCTGCCCTGTATAAGTCCTACACGACTGACCTGGAAACAGCG ttctgGAAGGGTTACAGTATTTTACCAGGCTTCAAATTGGTGACAGTGACAGGATTCAG GCCTGGAAGTGTGGTTGTGACGTACGAAAtcaccacaacaacaacaacatcaccTGCGTTAATGCATAAAGCGAACGAGAAAGTCACACAGAACCTCAATCAGACCTACAAGGTGGACAGCAGTTCCTTTCAGGTTACTTACAGCA ATGAAACGAAATTCTCCATCACACCAGAAATCATCTTTGAAGGAGATACAGTAACCCTGACGTGTGAGAATGAAGTGTTTTCCACCAATGTGTCCTGGATGCACGTGGAAACGGGCCTCGACATCCAGAACAGCACTGAAGTCTCCATCTACACCTCCATGCTCAACAACATGACCTCCGTGTCGCGCCTTATTATCCACAACATCACTCGGGTTTACAtgg GTGAATACATTTGCAAACTGACATTAGATATTTTTGAATATGCATCCAGAAGAAAATTGGAAGTTATACCCATCCAGATACTGGCAAGTGAAGCTGTGGAGGTGATGTGTGACAACAATCCTGTGTCTTTGAACTGCTGCAGTGAGGTGAATGTGAATTGGAGTCAAATTGAATGGAAGCAGGAAGGGAGTATAAGCATTCCAG GAAATGCTGAAATAGACACAGACAGTGGCTGCAGCAGATACACCCTCATGGCCAATGAGACTCAGTGTCCGAGCGGGTCGTCTGGAACGACAGTGGTCTACACGTGTGAGTTCATCAGTGCCCACGGAGCCAGAGGCAGAAAGGACATAGAAGTGACATTCATCTCTGTAG CCAAGCTAAACATAACCCCGGacctaatttctgtttctgaggGACAAAGCTTTTTTATAAAGTGCATCAGCGATATGAGTAACTATGATGAGATGTACTGGAACACTTCTGCTGGAGCTAAAATATACAAAAGGTTTTATACCACGAGGAGGTATTCGGACAGAGCAGAGTCGGTGCTGACAGTGAAGACCTCAACCAGGGAGTGGAATG GAACCTATCACTGCGTATTTCGATACAAGACTTTGTACAGGGTCATGGCCAAAGATGTCATCGTGTACCCGCTGCCTCTAGAGTCCAACATCATGGTTGATCCTGTGGAAGCTGCAATTCCATGCCGAAGCTCCCGTCACATCAGATGCTGCGTTGAGGAAGATTCAGACTACAAGGTCATTTTTCAAGTGGGTTCCTCGTCTTTTCCTGCTG TAAAAGAGGTTGATGAAAAGCAAGTGTGCTACAAACACCATTTCACGGCAGACTCAGTTTCCTGTCCAGAAAACGTGGATGTGTTTTGCCACTTTACCAATGCCGCTAATAATTCAGTCCAGAGCCCGTCTATGAAGCTTAACCTGGTTCCTG GGGAGAGCATCACTTGCCAGGATCCTATCCTAGGTGTTGGGGAGCCTGGGAAAGTCATCCAGAAGCTTTGCCAGTTCTTGAACATTACCAGAAGCCGTGAGAGTCCTGTTGGAGGGATCATAACTTATAGATGCGTGGGTTCCCAGTGGCAGATCGAGAAAAATGACTGCATCTCTGCTCCAATAAATGCTCTGCTCCAGCTGGCCAAG GCTTTGGTTAAGAGCCCTACGCAGGATGAGAAGCTCCCGTCCTACCTAGGGAATCTTTCCATTAGCACAAAGCAAGCGAAACTTGAAGTCGACTCATTTTCTGGGACCCTGGGAGCTATTATTAACATTCTGGACCTGTTCTCAACAGTTCCAACCCAAGTGAATTCAGAAATGATGACG CACGTCCTCTCCACGGTCGATATCATCCTTGGCAAGTCTGCCTTGAATACCTGGAAGATGTCACAGCAACAAAAAACCAATTATAGCTCGCAGCTATTGGATTCAGTGGAAAGATTTTCCCGAGTTTTAAGGGCAGAAGACAGCACCATCTCCCAACCTAACGTGCAGATGAAGAGCATGGTCATAAAACCTGGCCACCCCCAATCGTACAGGCAGAGCTTTGTCTTCTTAGACTCTGACCTCTGGGGCAACGTGACCATCAGTGGATGCCAGCTGGAGCACCTGCAGCCAGATTCGTTTGTCGTCACCGTGGCTTTCCCAACTCTCAAAACCATCCTCGACCGGGATGTTCTGGGAGAGAATTTTGCCAACAGCCTGGTGATGACCACCACCGTCAGCCGCAGAATAACCACACCATTCAGGATTCTGATGACTTTCAAAAACAGCCACCCTTCGGGCGGGATACCGCAGTGTGTCTTCTGGAACTTCAACCTAGCCAACCACACCGGGGGGTGGGACAACAGTGGGTGCTATGTGAAAGAAGTCACCGAGGACAGTGTGTCCTGCAGCTGTGAACACCTCACCTCCTTCTCCATCCTCATGTCCCCCGACTCCCCAGACCCCGACTCGCTCCTGAAAATCCTGCTGGATATCATTTCCTACATCGGGCTGTGCTTTTCCATCTTGAGCTTAGCGGCCTGCCTCGTCGTGGAGGCCGTGGTGTGGAAATCGGTGACCAAGAACCGGACCTCCTCCATGCGGCACACCTGCATCGTCAACATCACCGCTTCCCTGCTGGTGGCCGACGTCTGGTTCATCGTGGCCGCCGCCATCCACGACCATCGCTTCCCGCTCAACGAGACGGCCTGTGTGGCCGCCACCTTCTTCATCCACTTCTTCTACCTCAGCGTCTTCTTCTGGATGCTGACCCTGGGCCTCATGCTCTTCTACCGCCTGGTTTTCATCCTGCACGACACAAGCAAGTCCATTCAGAAGACGATCGCCTTTTCCCTGGGGTATGGCTGCCCTCTGGTCATCTCAGTCATCACGGTGGGGGCCACCCAGCCCCGGGAGGTCTACATGAGGAAGAATGCCTGCTGGCTCAACTGGGAGGACACCAAGGCCCTGCTGGCCTTCGTCATCCCGGCCCTGATCATCGTGGTGGTGAACATGACCATCACGGTTGTGGTCATCACCAAGATCCTGAGGCCTTCCATCGGGGACAAGCCGAGCAAGCAGGAGAAGAGCAGCCTGTTCCAGGTCACCAAGAGCATTGGGGTCCTCACGCCGCTCCTGGGGCTCACCTGGGGTTTCGGTCTGGCCACCGTGTTCCAGGGGAGCAACGCCGTGTTCCACATTGTGTTTACGCTCCTCAATGCCTTCCAG gGATTATTCATTTTACTCTTTGGATGCCTCTGGGATCAGAAG GTGCAGGAAGCCTTGCTGAATAAGTATTCACGGTCAAAATGGTCTTCACAGCACTCAAAG tcAACATCCATAGGTTCATCTACACCTGTATTTTCTATGAGTTCTCCAATATcaagaagatttaacaatttgtTTGGTAAAACAG GAACATACAATGTTTCCACCCCCGAAACAACCAGTTCATCCCTGGAAAACACGTCCAGTGCTTATTCATTGCTCAACTAA
- the ADGRF5 gene encoding adhesion G protein-coupled receptor F5 isoform X1: MESPRRTTLCFVIIAIYSSQATLSLNLESIVYHSLLHEHELMEEDPVRPKRAVAVSSHAAQEFTVDVEISFENASFLEPIKAYLNNLSFPIQGNDTDLATDILSIEVSTVCRPNGNEIWCSCETGYEWPQESCLHNLTCQGHDGSSAGHHCHCLKGLPPKGPFCQLQGADVILRMSVRLNVGFQEDLRNSSSALYKSYTTDLETAFWKGYSILPGFKLVTVTGFRPGSVVVTYEITTTTTTSPALMHKANEKVTQNLNQTYKVDSSSFQVTYSNETKFSITPEIIFEGDTVTLTCENEVFSTNVSWMHVETGLDIQNSTEVSIYTSMLNNMTSVSRLIIHNITRVYMGEYICKLTLDIFEYASRRKLEVIPIQILASEAVEVMCDNNPVSLNCCSEVNVNWSQIEWKQEGSISIPGNAEIDTDSGCSRYTLMANETQCPSGSSGTTVVYTCEFISAHGARGRKDIEVTFISVGDNSSHKGEVRESQRLVMEMSTVQSTTKNSLETSKAPEQQAKLNITPDLISVSEGQSFFIKCISDMSNYDEMYWNTSAGAKIYKRFYTTRRYSDRAESVLTVKTSTREWNGTYHCVFRYKTLYRVMAKDVIVYPLPLESNIMVDPVEAAIPCRSSRHIRCCVEEDSDYKVIFQVGSSSFPAVKEVDEKQVCYKHHFTADSVSCPENVDVFCHFTNAANNSVQSPSMKLNLVPGESITCQDPILGVGEPGKVIQKLCQFLNITRSRESPVGGIITYRCVGSQWQIEKNDCISAPINALLQLAKALVKSPTQDEKLPSYLGNLSISTKQAKLEVDSFSGTLGAIINILDLFSTVPTQVNSEMMTHVLSTVDIILGKSALNTWKMSQQQKTNYSSQLLDSVERFSRVLRAEDSTISQPNVQMKSMVIKPGHPQSYRQSFVFLDSDLWGNVTISGCQLEHLQPDSFVVTVAFPTLKTILDRDVLGENFANSLVMTTTVSRRITTPFRILMTFKNSHPSGGIPQCVFWNFNLANHTGGWDNSGCYVKEVTEDSVSCSCEHLTSFSILMSPDSPDPDSLLKILLDIISYIGLCFSILSLAACLVVEAVVWKSVTKNRTSSMRHTCIVNITASLLVADVWFIVAAAIHDHRFPLNETACVAATFFIHFFYLSVFFWMLTLGLMLFYRLVFILHDTSKSIQKTIAFSLGYGCPLVISVITVGATQPREVYMRKNACWLNWEDTKALLAFVIPALIIVVVNMTITVVVITKILRPSIGDKPSKQEKSSLFQVTKSIGVLTPLLGLTWGFGLATVFQGSNAVFHIVFTLLNAFQGLFILLFGCLWDQKVQEALLNKYSRSKWSSQHSKSTSIGSSTPVFSMSSPISRRFNNLFGKTGTYNVSTPETTSSSLENTSSAYSLLN; the protein is encoded by the exons TTGCCGTAAGCAGCCATGCAGCTCAAGAGTTCACCGTCGATGTTGAGATCAGTTTTGAAAATGCCTCCTTCCTGGAGCCTATTAAAGCTTACTTGAACAACCTCAGTTTTCCAATTCAAGGGAATGACACTGACCTAGCTACCGATATTTTGAGCATCGAGGTGTCAACAG TCTGTAGACCTAACGGAAATGAAATCTGGTGCTCCTGTGAGACAGGCTATGAGTGGCCTCAGGAAAGTTGCCTCCACAATCTCACTTGCCAGGGACATGATGGTTCCTCTGCAGGGCATCACTGCCATTGCCTTAAGGGACTGCCTCCCAAGGGACCTTTCTGCCAGCTCCAGGGAG CAGATGTTATCCTGAGAATGTCGGTCAGACTCAATgtgggctttcaagaagatcttAGGAACTCTTCCTCTGCCCTGTATAAGTCCTACACGACTGACCTGGAAACAGCG ttctgGAAGGGTTACAGTATTTTACCAGGCTTCAAATTGGTGACAGTGACAGGATTCAG GCCTGGAAGTGTGGTTGTGACGTACGAAAtcaccacaacaacaacaacatcaccTGCGTTAATGCATAAAGCGAACGAGAAAGTCACACAGAACCTCAATCAGACCTACAAGGTGGACAGCAGTTCCTTTCAGGTTACTTACAGCA ATGAAACGAAATTCTCCATCACACCAGAAATCATCTTTGAAGGAGATACAGTAACCCTGACGTGTGAGAATGAAGTGTTTTCCACCAATGTGTCCTGGATGCACGTGGAAACGGGCCTCGACATCCAGAACAGCACTGAAGTCTCCATCTACACCTCCATGCTCAACAACATGACCTCCGTGTCGCGCCTTATTATCCACAACATCACTCGGGTTTACAtgg GTGAATACATTTGCAAACTGACATTAGATATTTTTGAATATGCATCCAGAAGAAAATTGGAAGTTATACCCATCCAGATACTGGCAAGTGAAGCTGTGGAGGTGATGTGTGACAACAATCCTGTGTCTTTGAACTGCTGCAGTGAGGTGAATGTGAATTGGAGTCAAATTGAATGGAAGCAGGAAGGGAGTATAAGCATTCCAG GAAATGCTGAAATAGACACAGACAGTGGCTGCAGCAGATACACCCTCATGGCCAATGAGACTCAGTGTCCGAGCGGGTCGTCTGGAACGACAGTGGTCTACACGTGTGAGTTCATCAGTGCCCACGGAGCCAGAGGCAGAAAGGACATAGAAGTGACATTCATCTCTGTAG GAGATAATTCCAGCCACAAAGGGGAAGTGCGCGAATCCCAAAGGCTTGTGATGGAAATGAGTACAGTTCAGAGCACCACCAAGAACAGCCTAGAAACAAGTAAAGCCCCGGAGCAGCAAG CCAAGCTAAACATAACCCCGGacctaatttctgtttctgaggGACAAAGCTTTTTTATAAAGTGCATCAGCGATATGAGTAACTATGATGAGATGTACTGGAACACTTCTGCTGGAGCTAAAATATACAAAAGGTTTTATACCACGAGGAGGTATTCGGACAGAGCAGAGTCGGTGCTGACAGTGAAGACCTCAACCAGGGAGTGGAATG GAACCTATCACTGCGTATTTCGATACAAGACTTTGTACAGGGTCATGGCCAAAGATGTCATCGTGTACCCGCTGCCTCTAGAGTCCAACATCATGGTTGATCCTGTGGAAGCTGCAATTCCATGCCGAAGCTCCCGTCACATCAGATGCTGCGTTGAGGAAGATTCAGACTACAAGGTCATTTTTCAAGTGGGTTCCTCGTCTTTTCCTGCTG TAAAAGAGGTTGATGAAAAGCAAGTGTGCTACAAACACCATTTCACGGCAGACTCAGTTTCCTGTCCAGAAAACGTGGATGTGTTTTGCCACTTTACCAATGCCGCTAATAATTCAGTCCAGAGCCCGTCTATGAAGCTTAACCTGGTTCCTG GGGAGAGCATCACTTGCCAGGATCCTATCCTAGGTGTTGGGGAGCCTGGGAAAGTCATCCAGAAGCTTTGCCAGTTCTTGAACATTACCAGAAGCCGTGAGAGTCCTGTTGGAGGGATCATAACTTATAGATGCGTGGGTTCCCAGTGGCAGATCGAGAAAAATGACTGCATCTCTGCTCCAATAAATGCTCTGCTCCAGCTGGCCAAG GCTTTGGTTAAGAGCCCTACGCAGGATGAGAAGCTCCCGTCCTACCTAGGGAATCTTTCCATTAGCACAAAGCAAGCGAAACTTGAAGTCGACTCATTTTCTGGGACCCTGGGAGCTATTATTAACATTCTGGACCTGTTCTCAACAGTTCCAACCCAAGTGAATTCAGAAATGATGACG CACGTCCTCTCCACGGTCGATATCATCCTTGGCAAGTCTGCCTTGAATACCTGGAAGATGTCACAGCAACAAAAAACCAATTATAGCTCGCAGCTATTGGATTCAGTGGAAAGATTTTCCCGAGTTTTAAGGGCAGAAGACAGCACCATCTCCCAACCTAACGTGCAGATGAAGAGCATGGTCATAAAACCTGGCCACCCCCAATCGTACAGGCAGAGCTTTGTCTTCTTAGACTCTGACCTCTGGGGCAACGTGACCATCAGTGGATGCCAGCTGGAGCACCTGCAGCCAGATTCGTTTGTCGTCACCGTGGCTTTCCCAACTCTCAAAACCATCCTCGACCGGGATGTTCTGGGAGAGAATTTTGCCAACAGCCTGGTGATGACCACCACCGTCAGCCGCAGAATAACCACACCATTCAGGATTCTGATGACTTTCAAAAACAGCCACCCTTCGGGCGGGATACCGCAGTGTGTCTTCTGGAACTTCAACCTAGCCAACCACACCGGGGGGTGGGACAACAGTGGGTGCTATGTGAAAGAAGTCACCGAGGACAGTGTGTCCTGCAGCTGTGAACACCTCACCTCCTTCTCCATCCTCATGTCCCCCGACTCCCCAGACCCCGACTCGCTCCTGAAAATCCTGCTGGATATCATTTCCTACATCGGGCTGTGCTTTTCCATCTTGAGCTTAGCGGCCTGCCTCGTCGTGGAGGCCGTGGTGTGGAAATCGGTGACCAAGAACCGGACCTCCTCCATGCGGCACACCTGCATCGTCAACATCACCGCTTCCCTGCTGGTGGCCGACGTCTGGTTCATCGTGGCCGCCGCCATCCACGACCATCGCTTCCCGCTCAACGAGACGGCCTGTGTGGCCGCCACCTTCTTCATCCACTTCTTCTACCTCAGCGTCTTCTTCTGGATGCTGACCCTGGGCCTCATGCTCTTCTACCGCCTGGTTTTCATCCTGCACGACACAAGCAAGTCCATTCAGAAGACGATCGCCTTTTCCCTGGGGTATGGCTGCCCTCTGGTCATCTCAGTCATCACGGTGGGGGCCACCCAGCCCCGGGAGGTCTACATGAGGAAGAATGCCTGCTGGCTCAACTGGGAGGACACCAAGGCCCTGCTGGCCTTCGTCATCCCGGCCCTGATCATCGTGGTGGTGAACATGACCATCACGGTTGTGGTCATCACCAAGATCCTGAGGCCTTCCATCGGGGACAAGCCGAGCAAGCAGGAGAAGAGCAGCCTGTTCCAGGTCACCAAGAGCATTGGGGTCCTCACGCCGCTCCTGGGGCTCACCTGGGGTTTCGGTCTGGCCACCGTGTTCCAGGGGAGCAACGCCGTGTTCCACATTGTGTTTACGCTCCTCAATGCCTTCCAG gGATTATTCATTTTACTCTTTGGATGCCTCTGGGATCAGAAG GTGCAGGAAGCCTTGCTGAATAAGTATTCACGGTCAAAATGGTCTTCACAGCACTCAAAG tcAACATCCATAGGTTCATCTACACCTGTATTTTCTATGAGTTCTCCAATATcaagaagatttaacaatttgtTTGGTAAAACAG GAACATACAATGTTTCCACCCCCGAAACAACCAGTTCATCCCTGGAAAACACGTCCAGTGCTTATTCATTGCTCAACTAA